AGGGGATGTCGGAGTCCAGATCGCCGTCGCGGCGGGGCGTGCTGAAGGTCCACAGGTACATCTGCATGCGAGGGTTGGAGCCGTCCGAAGGCGTGGCGAAGTTGGCGTTGTTGGTGCTGCCGCCGTCCTGGGCCTCGACGTTGACCGAGTCGGAGCCCGATCCGCCGTTGCCGAAATTGTCTTCCTGAAAGTTGCCCGCCGACTCCACGAAGCCATGGCTGTAGAGCTTGTCGTGGATGACGTTGCACAAGTAGAAGAGGTTCTGCACCGCCACCGCCGGATTGTCGCCCGAGGTGGGATCGATGCTCAGGTTGGCCGAAGCCAAGAAGTTGCCGTCGGTGACCGAAGTGCCGCCCGCGTCGGGAGCGTTGTTGTTGTCGTGGTCAAGATAGGCGTGGCAGTTGTTGCCGCTGATGTTGATGGTGGTCTGACCGGAAGCGAAGAGCCAGCCGACGGGCGACTCGGCGTTGCCCGAGCCAGGCCCCGAAACCACCGTCTGAGAGGAATTCCCGGGATGATCGGGAAAGATGTTGTAGGAATCGACGGCCGTACGCAGTTGCGTGGCCAGAAGGCGTCCGTTTCCGTCCACGAGAGTCTCGTGAAGAATATTGTCGTCCTGAGTCCAGGTTTCGACCGCGAAGCCTTCGCGCAGTGAACCGTCCTGCATGGGAATGGCCACCCGCGTCACCTTGGGACTGCGATAGAAAAAACCGTAGTTGGTGAATTGCGTGGTGCGCTCGCGCTGGGAAACCTCGTCCAGGTCGGTCGGCTGAGCCGGGTAAAGGGCTCTGAGGACTGAGGACAGCGCCTGGCGCTCGCCGATCACGGCCGGCCGGATGCCTTCTTGGGGGACCTCAACCAGGTTTTCGATCAGGTGAACCAGGCTGCCGTCCGCCCTCATGGCCGCTCTCACGTAGGTTCCGTACACGCGCAGTCCGTCAACCTCCTGCTCCTGACGCACCAGGATGAGTTCGTCTTGCTCCGGAGCATTGAGGCGGTGCCTGCGCGGCCGGAAGGGCGAGTCGGCCAGGGAGGGTTGATAACGGGCCGGTCGAATGGAGCGGACCGTGCGCGCGCTCACCCGCTTCTGGCGCAGAAATGAAGAAATAATCTCACCCACGGGGGCCTGGGAAGGCCCGGTCAGGGCGGAAGTGTCCGAGGAGAAAACACGGGTTCCCTCAGTGGTGAAGTTGACCGGTTGATCGCTGTCCTGAGCCAGCAGAGCGCCGGTTGTTACAACGGCCAACAGGCCAAAAACTATGCCAAGTCTAGTCAATAGGTGCAATGTTGCGTCCTCCTGAAAGGATGAACCGCCGCACCCGCATGCGGGCGCGGCCAACTGGAATGCGCTTCGGAACGGGGCAACCTCTGCCCTGCCGGCGCTTTCCCCAAGGTCAAGTCCTAGTCTGAGCAGTCGCATCGGGAACGATCCGCGCTTGAAAAGATCGCTTGAGTGTCGACTTGATATATGCGTCACAAAGCAACTAGCGATATTGCCCTGTTTCCTTGGCTTGATTATGAGCCCATGGCCTTCCTGGCCACTCTAGGTTTATTGGGGCTGGTTCGTCAAGTTTTATTTACTGTATAAGAAAGTGGGTTCAACTTCACTGGAGAACTGGAATCCTTAGCAGGATCAGTCGGACACTTGACCGTGGCGGATGATGAGTTGCTCGATGTCGGCGACGGCCTGCGGCGTCAGGTTGCGGAATTCGACTCCGAACCCCAACAGCTTGCCCCGCGGCGTCTTGATGGAACTCCGATGGCGGACTTCGGCCCCCAGATTGAACTGGCGCTGGCCGTCGGCCGATTTGAGGGCCAGTGTGATGCGGGCGCCTTTGGCGGGACAGACGCTCGACTCCAGGAAGGCCCCTCCTTCGGAAAGGTCGTGCATGCGCCCCTTGTGGACGGCTCCCTCATGGCGGAAAAGGCAAGCCAGGCTGACGCCCCAGCGGGTGAATCTGCGGCTAGGCTGTGGTTGTTGAGCCATGCATCCTCTTTCTCAAGGGCCCCTTGAGACGCTAAACCCCTTTGGAAGACGGTTGGCGGCCCGGTCAAAGTACATATCGGCAAATATCGGAAAAACTGTTCGCTCCAGGTGGAGCGTTGAACACCAGCCGGTGGGGTATCGTACAGTGAAGGGAGGAAGCAACCATGGAAACTCATGTCAAAGTGTTCGCGGTGTTGAATGTCCTGTGGGGCGGTATCGGAGTCCTGACAGCGTTCGGCTTGCTCTTCTTCTTCGGGTTGCTGGGCGGCGTTGCAGGCGTGGCCGGACTCTCGGAGCAGGAACCGGATGCCCTGGCCGGCATGACGGTTATGGCCCTGGTGGGCGCCTTTCTTTTCATTTTGCTGGGCGTGCTCTCCTTGCCCAGCTTGCTGGCCGGCATCGGCTTGCTGCAATTCCGCACCTGGGGACGGGTGCTGGGCATCGTCGTCAGCATTATCGACTTGATGCACTTCCCCTTCGGCACGGCTTTGGGCATCTACGGCTTATGGGTGCTTCTGCAGCCTGAGAGCGAGGTCCTCTTCAACGGGGGCCGGCCGGTCAGCCAGCCGGCCCGCGTCTAAGGCCGGCAGCGCGCCTATTCGGAAGCCGCGTCCTTTCCGTAGCGCTGGAACCAGGCCAGGATGTGATTGACCTTGGCGATCAGGTTGCTGGGGCGCCGGGCGATGCCGTGAGAGGCTTCGGGGATGCGCACCAGCATGCTCTCCACCTTGCGCAGCTTGAGGGCCTGGTAGAACTGCTCGCTCTCGGACATGGGAGTGCGGTAGTCGGACTCTCCCGTCAGCAGCATGGTGGGGGTCGTCACGTTGCCCACATAGGATAGCGGCGAGCGCTTCAGGTAATGCTCGGGATATTCCCAGGGAAAGCCCGGGAACCAATACTTGTAGAAGAAGTTGTAGGCGTCGGCGGTAAGCGTGAAACTGTACCAGTTGATGACCGGCTTGGCCACCACGGCGGCCCGGAAACGATCGGTCTTTCCGACGATCCAACTGGTCAGCACTCCGCCGCCGCTGCCTCCCGTCACGTAAAGCTGCTCAGGATCGACGTAGCCCTTTTCGATGACGGCGTCCACCCCGGACATCAAGTCGTCATAGTCCTGGCCCGGATAGTTGTGGTGGATCAGGTTGCCGAACTCCTGTCCGTAGCTGGTGCTGCCGCGGGGATTGGTGTAGAGCACGACGTTGCCGGCCGCCGCGTAGAGCTGGACTTCGGCCGAGAAGCGGTCGCCGTAGTTGGAGAAAGGACCCCCGTGGATCTCGAGCACCAGCGGGTACTTGCGCGAGGCGTCGAAGCCGGGAGGCGTGACGATCCATCCCTGGATGTCGCGCTGGTCGAACGAGGACTTGTACCAAATCTCTTCCACCTGCCCCAGTTCCTTGTGCCCGAAGAGGTCTTCGTTGACTCCGGTGAGCCGCCGCACCTCGTCATCTTCGGACGTCACGGCCAGGTCGGCGGGCCGAGTGGGGCGCGAGTAGGTGTAGGCGATGCGTCCGTTGTCGGAAACCGAGAAGGAGCCGCCGGCGTAAGGGCGTCCCAGGGAGGTGCCGCCCAGGTCGTCGGCGAGCTTGCTGACGTTGCCCTCGAGATCGACGAAAGCGACTTTGGTGTTGCCCTTGTCGGCATACTGGAAGAAAAGGCCGCTTCCGTCGCCGGCCCAGGAGGGATTGCCCGCGCTGCGGTCGAGCGAGGCCGTCAGGGAACGCGCTTGAGAGCCGTCGCGCTTCATCAGGTAAAGTTGGGTGACCTGGTATCCCTGGTAGCGGTCGTCGAATCCCAGGTAGGCGATATGGCTTCCGTCGGGGGAGAGTGCGGGAGCGTTGTCCGGTCCCTGGCGGGAGGTGAGGGCCTGGACCTGGCCGTCCTCGAGCGAGACCTGGTAGATCTCGGAGTTGAGGGGATCGTACTGCCAATCGGGGCGCCGGTTGCCCGAGAAGATCAACGACTTGGAGTCCTGCGACCAGACGGGAGCGCCGTGGCTGAAGGCCCCGGCCGTGATCTGGCGGGGAGTGCCTCCGCCCGAGGGCAGGACGAAAATCTGGGCGCTTCCCTCATCCAGGAATCCCGCACCGTCGGCCCGGTAAAGCAGTTCGTCGATGACCTTGGCGGGTGGAGCCCAGCGGGCGCCTTCGGGCTTGGAAGGCATGGAAGCGAAAGGCTTGTCGGGCGTCGCCACGAATTGGGTGAAAGCGATCTGTTCTCCGTCGGGGGACCAGGCGATATTGGAGGGAGAGCGCCTCAGGTGCGTCAGTTGGGCGCTTTGACCCGTGTCCATCCAGCGCACGTGAATCTGAGTCGATCCTCCCGCGTCGGAGAGGTAGAGCAGCCGGCCTCCATCAGGAGACCAGCGCGGCGATGATGCGTTCTCGCCGCTGCTGGTCAGCGGGCGGTGACCGCTCCCGTCCCAGGCGATGATCCACAAGGCCTCCCGGTTGCGGTCCGTCATGATGTCCATGGAGCGGCGCACGTAAACGATGTGCGAACCGTCGGGCGAGATCTGAGGGTCGGAGACATATTCCAGTTCGAACACGTCTTCGGCCTGGAAGATCTGGTTGTCGGGTTTGGGCGAATCGTTGGGTTCGGCTGCCCCGGCTAAAAGGGGCAATGACGCCAGCATGACCGCCGGCAAAAGGGAACTGAAAAATCTCAGTTTGCTCATTTTCATGGTTGCTCTCCCTCCTTTAAGTCCTGGTGGATTTCAGGTGTGCCTTCGATTGTGCCTGGAGCCCCGCCGGACTGCAACAAGCGATGGTCGTACCATTCTGACCCTTGCATCTAAGCCTGTGCCATAATGTGACGATGTGCTCGGCTAGTTACTCTTTTGATCGGCAAATGGCTCTGCAGAAAGCTGCCGATGTATTCAAGGCCCGAGGTTATCAACGGGCTTCCATCCAGCACCTGGTCGACGAGATGGGGATCAATCGGGCCGGGCTCTACGCCGCCTTTGGCGACAAGCACAGCCTCTTCTGCGAAGTCGTCGAGCAATACAGCGCCGATCTGTTGGGGAGAAGCCGCGCCATTCTGGGGGCAGCGGGCGACGCCCTCGACAATCTCTACCGATATCTCGACTTCCTGCAGGAACGCGCCCTCAAAGATCCCCGCCAGGGTTGCCTGATCAACACCACGGCGGTCGAAGTGGGCGCGGGTGATGCCCCCATCCATCAACGCATCAGCGGCATGTTCCAGGCGTTGGAGGAATCCTTGCAGGAGACTCTGCACCGGGCCGTCCATGAAGGAGATCTCAAGTCCGACTTGCCGGCCCATGCCTTGGCCCGCTTTTTTCTCTGCTTCATCCAAGGCCTGACCGTGGTCAGCAAGATGAGGATGCCGGCTGACTACCTGCTCGATTGCGTGGCCATGATGCGCTCTCAAATCGAGTCCCTTGAAGACCGCGACTGACGTTCGCCGCGGCCGGCGCCTGACCGGCCCCCCGCACCCCGGAGCTTCCAGCCTCCCTCGGCCCATCCTCTGATTGCACCCGATCCGCCGCTCGATCGGGCGCCTCGGCTGCTGCCTGCCCAGATCGCCGTAAGTCGTTCATTTTCGGGTACTTGGCTTGACAGTGGGGGCTTCCAATCCTATCGTAGTAAGTAGGGTCACGTGAAGAACCTGCGAACCTGTTGGGGTCGCTTTGACATATATAGGATTTCAATGAAAGCACAACTTGGATATCAAGATGCCCTGCTGGTCGTGGACGCCCAGAACGACTTTTTCCCGGGCGGCGCCCTGGCGGTGGACGAGGGAGACGAGATCATTCCGGTCCTCAACGCCTGGATCGAAGCCGCCGAGGAGGCCGGCAGCAAGATCTACGCCACCCGCGACTGGCACCCGGAGAATCATTCCACCTTCAAGCCTCAGGGAGGTCCTTGGCCGGTCCACTGCGTGCAAGGCAGCCGGGGAGCCGAGTTTCATCCCCGACTCAACTTGCCCTCCCGCACCAAGGTCGTCAGCAAGGGCGACGAGCCCGATTCGGAAGGCTATTCCGCCTTTCAGGCCACCGATCTGAGCAGCCGACTCCAGAACGACGACGTTGTGCGTCTATGGGTGGGCGGACTGGCTCAGGATTACTGCGTCAAGCACACCGTCTTGGACGCGCTCAAGACGGGATTGGAAGTGCATCTGATCAAGCCCGCCACCCGCCCCGTCAATTTGAATCCCGGAGACGGGGACGAAGCCCTGCAGCAGATGCTGGCCGCCGGCGCCATTCTGGAGGAGAGTCCAGAGGGACAGGTCGTAGCCAAGCACTCCGTCGTGCGCATGGCCCATCTCTGATCCTTAACCTCGGCCGTGCCTGTGGGCCGGCCGCCCGAGGACCGCCATGTCTGCGTCCAACAACTTGATTGAGAGCACCGATCTGGCGCTGTTTACCGATTTCTATCAACTCACGATGGTGCAGGCTTATTGGGAGGAGGGCTTGCAGGACAAAGCCGTCTTCGACCTCTTCGTGCGCCGCTTGCCCGAAGGGCGCCATTACTTGCTGGCGGCGGGACTCGAGGACGCCCTGGAATTCCTGCAGAACGTCCGCTTCGACGAGGACGCCATCCGCTATCTGGACTCGCTGGGCACCTTTTCCAGCCGCTTTTTGCGGGCCTTGAGGGACTTTCGTTTCCAAGGCGACGTCTACGCGGTGGCCGAGGGAACCCCCGTTTTTGCCGACGAGCCCATCGTGGAAGTCGAGGCGCCCATCGCCCAAGCCCAGTTGGTGGAAACCTTCCTCATGAACCAGATCCATTTTCAGACCCTGATGGCGTCGAAGGCCGCCCGCGTCGTGGAAGCAGCCCGCGGACGCACCCTCGTCGACTTCGGAACCCGGCGCATGCACGGCACCGACGCCGCCCTCAAAGCCGCTCGCGCCTTCCACATCGCCGGGGTGGACGCCACTTCCAATGTGGCAGCCGGACGCCGCCTGGACATCCCGGTCAGCGGGACCATGGCCCACAGCTACATCCAGGCTCACGATGACGAGTACTCAGCCTTCAAGGCTTTTTGCGGCGTCCATCCCGAGACCATCCTGCTGGTCGATACTTACGACACTCTGCAGGGTGTCAGACACGTCGTACGCTTGGCCGGGGAGCTGGGTGAGGACTTCAAGGTGAGGGGCATTCGTCTCGATTCGGGAGACCTAGCCGAGCTGGCCCGCCAATCACGCGCCATTCTCGACCGGGCCGGCTTGCAGCAGGTGGAGATTTTCGCCAGCAGCAGCCTCGATGAGCAGTCCATCAAGGAACTGCTCGACTCAGGCGCTCCCATCGACGGATTCGGGGTCGGCACCCGCATGGGCGTCAGCGCCGACGCGCCTTACCTGGACATCGCCTACAAGCTGGTCGGCTACGCCGGCAAGGGACGCATCAAGCTTTCCACCAGCAAGAAGCATCTCCCCTCGCGAAAGCAGGTCTACCGCCTCGAGAAGGGGGGAAAAGCCAGTTACGACGTGTTGGCGTTGCAAGAGGAGTCGTCGCCCGGGCGGCCGCTCCTGCAGCCCGTGATGAAGTCGGGGCGGCGCCTCGACTCCGCGTCCCCGACCTTGCGTGATTGCAGGCTTCGGGCCCGCGGCGAGATCGAACGCCTGCCGGCGCGGCTGCGCTCACTCGATGCGCTGGCGGAGCCCTACGAAGTGCGGGTCAGCGATGCTCTGAAGGAGGCCCGAGACGCACTGCAACAGGAACTCGAACAGAAACAACACAGACATCTCCCAACCTGACGTCTATAATCTCGAGAGGTGAATACCGATGTTTACTCATGAAGATCTGGCATGGTTGGCCCAAGAACGTGAGGGCAGGCCTTGCGTTTCCATCCTTATGCCGACCGACAGTCAAGCCCACAACATAGAAAAAGACACGATTCGCTACAAAAACCTCCTGCGCCAGGCCCGCGACAAACTCGGCCAACACGGATGGCGCAAGCCCCGGTTGGATGCCTTCTTCAAGCCTGCCGAGCGGCTCCTCCAGGATGAGACCTTTTGGCGCAAACACGCCGACGGACTGGCCGTCTTCATCAGCGAAGACGAGTTCAAGTGGTTTCGCACGCCGCTGGAGCTAAAGGAAGAGGCAGTGTTGGCCGAGCTGTTTCATATCACGCCCCTCATTTCCGTGCTCAACCGCGAGAGCCGCTACTTCGTCCTGGCATTGAGCCAGAAAGAAGCCCGCCTGATCGATTGCACCTCGGAGGGAACCCGGCGCTTGGAGTTGCCGGAAGCCTCCAAGGGCCTGGAAGGGACCGTGGCATACGACGCTCCCCGCAAGGAAGTCCAGTTTCATACCGGAACGGGCGAGGGACAAGCAGGGGGCAAGGGACGCCGGGCGGCCGTCTTTCACGGAAGCGGCGGAGTGCTGGAGAAAGAAAAGGAACTGATTCAGCAGTATTTCCGCATCGTCGACAAGGACGCTTCCAAGGCCCTTAAGGATCAGTCGGCCCCTCTCATCCTTGCCGGCGTGGATTACCTCTTTCCCATCTATCGGGAAGTCAATTCCTACTCCAACCTGCTCAAGGAGGGCATCGAGGGCAATCCCGACGAGGCTTCAGACAGGCAACTGGGCCAGAAAGGATGGGAGATCATCCGGCCCAAGATGGAGGAGGCCATTCAAAGGGCCCTGGCCGAATATGGAAATCTGGCCGCCAACGGGCGCGCCACCACCAATCTGGAAAAGATCGTCCCCCAGGCCATTGAAGGACGCGTACAGCGACTGTTCGTGGCTCATGATGCGCACTGCTGGGGCGGCATCGATCAGGGCGGACAGGCCTACGTACACGATCAGCGCCAGCCCGGCGACCTCGACCTCATCGACCTCTGCGCCTTGCGCACCCTGCTCCATGGACAGCCCGTCTATGCCATCGAGCAGGAGCGACTGCCGGAGGGCAAACCCATGGCCGCCATTTTCTACCACTAAGGCAGTGCGTCAGAAGTTTTGAGCCACCAACTTGGCAAGGCAGCCCTGGCTGAGAACTGATGACCGGCCGGGGGTTGTCGGGCGGAATCACTGGCCGGTGCCGGTGATGTAGCCTTTCAACTGTTCGATCATGTACTCCTGCTCGGAGATGATGGTCTTGACGACGTCGCCGATGGAGATGACGCCGACCAGCCGGCCTTCCTCCAGAACCGGAAGGTGGCGGATGCGCTGCTCGGTCATCAGTTCCATGCACTCGGGAATGCTCTGGTCGGGGCGCACCGTCGTCACCCGGCTGCTCATGATTTCTTCCACCCGGGTCTGCTTGGAGGCTTTGCCCTTGAGGATGACCTTGCGGGCGTAGTCCCTTTCCGAAAAAATGCCCACGAGGTTGTTTCCTTCCACCACCAACAGCGCGCCGACATTCTTCTCAGCCATCAGGGCAAGCGCCTGAAAGACGGAGTCTCCTGGAGCTACAGACCAGACTTGGCCGCCTTTTTTGTCGAGTAGTTGTTTGACCTTCATAGCCACTCCTTCCTGAGATGGACACCCGGCTCGAAGCGGGCAACGAGCAGTTTGTGAGCTGAGGAACTCAGTCCCCTTATGATAGGAGCCCGCCAGGCACCCCTGCAAATCCCTCCCGCCTCCAAGCCCAGCCGCTGCCGAGAGAATGGTGGCGACTGGGGAGAGCCGGCTGACGAACTCTCGCCTGAGCGCAACCCCGTCCGTCTATCGAAAGTTTCATTTCGCGCGTCAGGACTTCCGGCGAAGTCGGGAAGGAATCATTCTTCGGCCAGCAAAGGAGTCCGCGGGGGAGCCGTCTCTCGGATAAGAACCTTTTCCCCTTCGGTCAAGCGGTAGGCTTGGCAGACAAGATCTGAAACCTCGCGCTCCAGACGCAGCCGCTCCTTTTCTTGCTGGCGGATGGGCGCGACGGTGCGGGCGTGCTCGGAGCGCAGCTTCTTCAACGCCGCCGCCGTCAGCGAGTCGCCTTTGCCCAGCCTGCGCTGGACTTGGGCCACAAACTCGTCTTCGCTCAAATCTTCCGACTCCTGAAGCTTGCTTCCGAGCTTCTCAATCTCGAATTCGACCCTCAGCCAATCGGACATCATGGCGCGCATTTCATCCCTTTCCCGCGCCATGTCGATCAACCTCCGGACCCGCCTCTCCATCTTTCCGCGAAGGCCGTCGTCGGGCTCAGCAATAGGAAGCTTTTCCATCATGTAGCCCATCGGCGAAAGGGCCTCGTCCTTGAGGTGTTGCAGCGTTCGCCAATTGTGCCACCACATCAGCGGCGAGTTGAGAACGCCGAGAAGGTAGAGATCAGCACTCGGAAGAAAGAATGCCTTGTTGTTGGTAAATAGTGCTTGGTCATCAAACGCGAAGCGCGGGTGGTACTGGATCTCCTGGTAGAGGATCTTTGGCTTCTCGAAATAGTCCCAGTAAGAGCAAGAACGCAATTCCCACCAATAGTCTCCTTGGTCTTGTCGCTTCTGAAGCCGCGCTTCGAACTCGATGAAAGACCTGTAGATAGACGGGAAGGTTTGCTGGAAAGCCGCTTCCGGCCGCTCACTGGCACTCCAAGGCCAGTTCCGGTCCGAACTCGATTCGAGAGTGATGATCCATAGATCGGGCCAAGTGCAGTGCCATCGCTTAATGTCCTGCCCTCTAACGTAAGGCTGAATCAACTCTTCGCACTTGGGATCCTCGTGGATTAGTTGTTTTCGTCTGGCTCCATCGATGAGAAAAGCCTCGTTGAAGCCTGTCAAGATTCCGCGGTACGGCTTCTCGGCCGCAAACTCGGCGAGAGAGGGGTTTTCGCCCGCCATCCGGTGGATCAGATCGAGGGCTGGCTGGGAGTCGAGCAGCCAGGGTTCTTCCCCGAATTCGCTGCGAGCCAAGCGGCCGCTTCGCGCATCCACTTGCTGTTGCAGGTCGTCGATGCGCAGTTGATCGGGGGGGATGGAGCTTACCGTCACAGGGCCGCTTTCGATTGCCTGGTCGTCCTTCTCTCTTTCAGGTGCCCGGCGGCCGAGCACGGTTATCGAGGGGAAGACATCGGCATCGGGGAAAACCTCTTTAGCGTGTCCCAAGTCCACGACGCTCTCCAGCTTCGATTCTTTGGCCAGGAAGGCCCGTAGCGATCTGCCGTAAGATGCGCGCAGCCACTTGTTGGTGACCACGAAAGAGAGCCGTCCGCCGGGGCGCAGCAGGCGCAGGCCCCGCTCGAAGAAGTAGACATAGAGGTCGGCCATTCCGTGGTAGACGTCGTAATGTTGCTTCAGGTGCTTCTTGATCGGCTTGAGCAGTTCCTGACGGATGTAGGGCGGGTTGCCCAGCACCACGTCAAAGCCTCCCGCTTCTTGGAGGGCCTCGGGAAAGGAACTCTGGAAGTCGAAGGCTCGGGCATCGAGTTGGGGGTCGTCAACGATGCTGTTGCCGACGCGGATCGTGTGGTCGAGGCTGGTGAGGATGCGGCCACGCTTGGCCGTCTTGATCCACAGGCTGAGCCGGCAGATCTCTACGGCCTCATGGTTGATGTCCACTCCGTAAAGGCTGTTCTGGAGGATTCGCCGGTCGACGTCGAAAAGCCCTGCTTGTCCTCTAAAGTCTTCCAAGTGTCCCGCCGCGTTTTGATAAGCGGCATAGAGATGGTCGAAGGCTTCCAGCAGGAAGGCGCCGCTGCCGCAGGCGGGGTCGAGAATCCTGATCTTCCCCAACTCCTGGTGCCACGCTTCCCAGAAAAGGCGAAGGGCCTTCTTTTGAGCGGGCTTGAGTTTTTCGAGGTCGTAGACTCGCGGGTCTTCAAGTGCATGGGCCGTTTTACCCCTGGCTTGTTCCTGATGCTCCCGGCGTAGCGCCTCAAAACGTTCCTCAAGCACTCTTCCCAGCGTGTTGTCGACAATGTAGCGGGTGACAA
This genomic stretch from Acidobacteriota bacterium harbors:
- a CDS encoding PilZ domain-containing protein; protein product: MAQQPQPSRRFTRWGVSLACLFRHEGAVHKGRMHDLSEGGAFLESSVCPAKGARITLALKSADGQRQFNLGAEVRHRSSIKTPRGKLLGFGVEFRNLTPQAVADIEQLIIRHGQVSD
- a CDS encoding M36 family metallopeptidase, whose protein sequence is MAVVTTGALLAQDSDQPVNFTTEGTRVFSSDTSALTGPSQAPVGEIISSFLRQKRVSARTVRSIRPARYQPSLADSPFRPRRHRLNAPEQDELILVRQEQEVDGLRVYGTYVRAAMRADGSLVHLIENLVEVPQEGIRPAVIGERQALSSVLRALYPAQPTDLDEVSQRERTTQFTNYGFFYRSPKVTRVAIPMQDGSLREGFAVETWTQDDNILHETLVDGNGRLLATQLRTAVDSYNIFPDHPGNSSQTVVSGPGSGNAESPVGWLFASGQTTINISGNNCHAYLDHDNNNAPDAGGTSVTDGNFLASANLSIDPTSGDNPAVAVQNLFYLCNVIHDKLYSHGFVESAGNFQEDNFGNGGSGSDSVNVEAQDGGSTNNANFATPSDGSNPRMQMYLWTFSTPRRDGDLDSDIPWHEYGHGLTWRMIGNMSGPMSGAIGEGESDVLAILTNDDDRVGEYSFNDPVGIRSEPYTNYSRTYGDFTGSSVHFDGEIWAATVWRMWELFQANSIPKDTLWDYIVDGMNFTPSGPAMEDMRDGMLAASPDSVHDCLIWEAAAAFGIGDGAAATISGGPFGGNVDITESFDLPQECGGGGDPPQCTGAGGSCSSDSECCSNKCRGRPGNQTCR
- the pncA gene encoding bifunctional nicotinamidase/pyrazinamidase, yielding MKAQLGYQDALLVVDAQNDFFPGGALAVDEGDEIIPVLNAWIEAAEEAGSKIYATRDWHPENHSTFKPQGGPWPVHCVQGSRGAEFHPRLNLPSRTKVVSKGDEPDSEGYSAFQATDLSSRLQNDDVVRLWVGGLAQDYCVKHTVLDALKTGLEVHLIKPATRPVNLNPGDGDEALQQMLAAGAILEESPEGQVVAKHSVVRMAHL
- a CDS encoding TetR/AcrR family transcriptional regulator; translated protein: MALQKAADVFKARGYQRASIQHLVDEMGINRAGLYAAFGDKHSLFCEVVEQYSADLLGRSRAILGAAGDALDNLYRYLDFLQERALKDPRQGCLINTTAVEVGAGDAPIHQRISGMFQALEESLQETLHRAVHEGDLKSDLPAHALARFFLCFIQGLTVVSKMRMPADYLLDCVAMMRSQIESLEDRD
- a CDS encoding S9 family peptidase, producing the protein MSKLRFFSSLLPAVMLASLPLLAGAAEPNDSPKPDNQIFQAEDVFELEYVSDPQISPDGSHIVYVRRSMDIMTDRNREALWIIAWDGSGHRPLTSSGENASSPRWSPDGGRLLYLSDAGGSTQIHVRWMDTGQSAQLTHLRRSPSNIAWSPDGEQIAFTQFVATPDKPFASMPSKPEGARWAPPAKVIDELLYRADGAGFLDEGSAQIFVLPSGGGTPRQITAGAFSHGAPVWSQDSKSLIFSGNRRPDWQYDPLNSEIYQVSLEDGQVQALTSRQGPDNAPALSPDGSHIAYLGFDDRYQGYQVTQLYLMKRDGSQARSLTASLDRSAGNPSWAGDGSGLFFQYADKGNTKVAFVDLEGNVSKLADDLGGTSLGRPYAGGSFSVSDNGRIAYTYSRPTRPADLAVTSEDDEVRRLTGVNEDLFGHKELGQVEEIWYKSSFDQRDIQGWIVTPPGFDASRKYPLVLEIHGGPFSNYGDRFSAEVQLYAAAGNVVLYTNPRGSTSYGQEFGNLIHHNYPGQDYDDLMSGVDAVIEKGYVDPEQLYVTGGSGGGVLTSWIVGKTDRFRAAVVAKPVINWYSFTLTADAYNFFYKYWFPGFPWEYPEHYLKRSPLSYVGNVTTPTMLLTGESDYRTPMSESEQFYQALKLRKVESMLVRIPEASHGIARRPSNLIAKVNHILAWFQRYGKDAASE
- a CDS encoding N-6 DNA methylase, coding for MPAEAKPIFRPEVLSTHLQAFELPEGVRRQRVRLEQWAERMRSPLGQKLKEQEILHSFMEFLFIDLLGYRGAEHSVHTFSREKHVEVDGTFADAVLGRFGPSRQEFVIVFEGKSPSDPLERPYKGRRLSAVQQAYQYAINLPCDWIIASSIRETRLYFKGSDQQTYERFRLDELDSSLRQLEKLVFLLGAERCLPDTGRCHLYALLEESEQADRELTAEFYQRYTDIRYESFRRLCSANPGEQPKELLSATQKLLDRILFCAFCEDRGLLPSDILRRAYETRNPFVPNPVWDNFKNLFRFVDEGNAEMSIPAYDGGLFREDRLIRSLEVPDEVCAHFRELGEYDYHAEINGDLDNNGRQVDVEILGHIFEQSITDLELLYQEIESGKPPLPQKRDRTRRQKEGAFYTPRFVTRYIVDNTLGRVLEERFEALRREHQEQARGKTAHALEDPRVYDLEKLKPAQKKALRLFWEAWHQELGKIRILDPACGSGAFLLEAFDHLYAAYQNAAGHLEDFRGQAGLFDVDRRILQNSLYGVDINHEAVEICRLSLWIKTAKRGRILTSLDHTIRVGNSIVDDPQLDARAFDFQSSFPEALQEAGGFDVVLGNPPYIRQELLKPIKKHLKQHYDVYHGMADLYVYFFERGLRLLRPGGRLSFVVTNKWLRASYGRSLRAFLAKESKLESVVDLGHAKEVFPDADVFPSITVLGRRAPEREKDDQAIESGPVTVSSIPPDQLRIDDLQQQVDARSGRLARSEFGEEPWLLDSQPALDLIHRMAGENPSLAEFAAEKPYRGILTGFNEAFLIDGARRKQLIHEDPKCEELIQPYVRGQDIKRWHCTWPDLWIITLESSSDRNWPWSASERPEAAFQQTFPSIYRSFIEFEARLQKRQDQGDYWWELRSCSYWDYFEKPKILYQEIQYHPRFAFDDQALFTNNKAFFLPSADLYLLGVLNSPLMWWHNWRTLQHLKDEALSPMGYMMEKLPIAEPDDGLRGKMERRVRRLIDMARERDEMRAMMSDWLRVEFEIEKLGSKLQESEDLSEDEFVAQVQRRLGKGDSLTAAALKKLRSEHARTVAPIRQQEKERLRLEREVSDLVCQAYRLTEGEKVLIRETAPPRTPLLAEE
- a CDS encoding nicotinate phosphoribosyltransferase, with translation MSASNNLIESTDLALFTDFYQLTMVQAYWEEGLQDKAVFDLFVRRLPEGRHYLLAAGLEDALEFLQNVRFDEDAIRYLDSLGTFSSRFLRALRDFRFQGDVYAVAEGTPVFADEPIVEVEAPIAQAQLVETFLMNQIHFQTLMASKAARVVEAARGRTLVDFGTRRMHGTDAALKAARAFHIAGVDATSNVAAGRRLDIPVSGTMAHSYIQAHDDEYSAFKAFCGVHPETILLVDTYDTLQGVRHVVRLAGELGEDFKVRGIRLDSGDLAELARQSRAILDRAGLQQVEIFASSSLDEQSIKELLDSGAPIDGFGVGTRMGVSADAPYLDIAYKLVGYAGKGRIKLSTSKKHLPSRKQVYRLEKGGKASYDVLALQEESSPGRPLLQPVMKSGRRLDSASPTLRDCRLRARGEIERLPARLRSLDALAEPYEVRVSDALKEARDALQQELEQKQHRHLPT
- a CDS encoding CBS domain-containing protein, which codes for MKVKQLLDKKGGQVWSVAPGDSVFQALALMAEKNVGALLVVEGNNLVGIFSERDYARKVILKGKASKQTRVEEIMSSRVTTVRPDQSIPECMELMTEQRIRHLPVLEEGRLVGVISIGDVVKTIISEQEYMIEQLKGYITGTGQ